One Prodigiosinella aquatilis DNA window includes the following coding sequences:
- the tkt gene encoding transketolase, translating into MSSRKELANAIRALSMDGVQKAKSGHPGAPMGMADIAEVLWRDYLSHNPSNPHWANRDRFVLSNGHASMLIYSLLHLTGYDLPIEELKNFRQLHSKTPGHPEVGHTVGVETTTGPLGQGIANAVGMAIAERTMAAQFNRPGHEIVDHHTYVFMGDGCMMEGISHEVCSLAGTLKLGKLVAFYDDNGISIDGHVDGWFTDDTAARFESYDWHVIRGIDGHDAEAIKRAIVEAQQVSDKPSLLMCKTVIGFGSPNKAGTHDSHGAPLGDAEVAATREQLGWKYGPFEIPAEMYAEWDAREAGQCKESAWNKAFDAYARAYPDLAAEFTRRMNGELPANWQAESAKVVEQWQANPAKIASRKASQNALEAYGKLLPEFLGGSADLAPSNLTIWSGSKALNEDAAGNYIHYGVREFGMTAIANGISLHGGFVPYTATFLMFVEYARNAVRMAALMKIRSIYVYTHDSIGLGEDGPTHQPVEQLASLRVTPNMSTWRPADQVETAVAWKYAIERKDGPTALILSRQNLVQQERSAQQLADVAKGAYVLKDSNGQPDVILIATGSEVDLAVCAYKKLTEEGIKARVVSMPSTDAFDKQDAAYREAVLPKGVSARVAIEAGIADYWYKYVGLNGAIVGMTSFGESAPAELLFEEFGFTTENVVAKAKALLK; encoded by the coding sequence ATGTCCTCTCGTAAAGAACTTGCCAATGCTATCCGTGCACTGAGCATGGATGGCGTGCAAAAGGCCAAATCCGGTCATCCTGGTGCCCCAATGGGCATGGCGGATATCGCCGAAGTCCTGTGGCGTGATTACCTGAGCCACAACCCTTCCAATCCGCATTGGGCTAACCGCGACCGCTTTGTGCTGTCTAACGGTCATGCTTCCATGCTGATTTATAGCCTGTTGCACCTTACTGGCTATGACCTGCCGATTGAAGAGTTGAAAAATTTCCGTCAGCTTCACTCCAAAACACCGGGTCACCCGGAAGTGGGCCACACGGTAGGCGTGGAAACTACCACCGGTCCGTTGGGGCAGGGGATTGCCAACGCCGTAGGGATGGCGATCGCCGAGCGCACCATGGCGGCGCAGTTCAACCGTCCTGGCCATGAGATTGTCGATCACCACACCTATGTCTTCATGGGTGATGGCTGCATGATGGAAGGGATCTCCCACGAAGTCTGCTCGCTGGCGGGTACGCTGAAGCTGGGTAAGCTGGTGGCATTCTATGATGACAACGGTATTTCTATTGACGGTCACGTTGATGGCTGGTTCACCGACGATACGGCAGCCCGTTTTGAATCCTACGACTGGCACGTGATCCGTGGTATCGATGGTCACGATGCAGAGGCTATCAAGCGCGCTATTGTTGAAGCACAACAGGTTTCTGATAAACCGTCGCTGTTGATGTGCAAAACCGTGATTGGTTTCGGTTCGCCAAACAAGGCCGGTACTCATGATTCACACGGTGCGCCGCTGGGCGATGCTGAAGTGGCCGCGACCCGCGAACAACTGGGCTGGAAATACGGACCGTTTGAAATTCCGGCAGAAATGTATGCCGAATGGGATGCGCGTGAAGCGGGTCAGTGTAAAGAGTCTGCCTGGAATAAGGCGTTTGACGCTTATGCCCGTGCTTATCCTGATCTGGCAGCCGAATTTACCCGCCGAATGAACGGTGAACTGCCGGCGAACTGGCAGGCAGAATCAGCGAAAGTGGTTGAACAGTGGCAGGCGAATCCTGCCAAGATTGCCAGCCGTAAAGCCTCACAGAATGCACTGGAAGCGTATGGAAAACTGTTGCCGGAATTCCTGGGGGGCTCTGCCGATTTGGCCCCGAGCAACCTGACCATCTGGTCTGGTTCGAAAGCGTTGAATGAAGATGCAGCCGGTAACTACATCCACTATGGCGTGCGCGAATTTGGTATGACCGCGATTGCTAACGGCATCTCGCTGCACGGTGGTTTTGTGCCGTATACCGCGACGTTCCTGATGTTTGTGGAATACGCCCGCAATGCGGTGCGTATGGCGGCGCTGATGAAAATACGCAGCATCTATGTGTATACCCATGATTCGATTGGTCTGGGTGAAGATGGACCGACGCATCAGCCGGTAGAGCAACTGGCCAGTTTGCGGGTGACGCCGAACATGAGTACCTGGCGGCCGGCAGACCAGGTAGAAACTGCGGTAGCCTGGAAATATGCCATTGAACGTAAAGATGGCCCGACAGCCTTGATTCTGTCTCGTCAGAATCTTGTTCAGCAGGAACGTTCGGCACAGCAGTTGGCCGATGTGGCGAAAGGGGCTTACGTGCTGAAAGACAGTAATGGTCAGCCGGACGTCATCCTGATAGCCACCGGTTCAGAAGTTGACCTGGCGGTCTGTGCGTATAAGAAACTGACGGAAGAGGGCATCAAGGCCCGCGTGGTATCGATGCCCTCTACGGATGCGTTTGACAAGCAGGATGCGGCCTACCGTGAAGCGGTGCTGCCGAAAGGGGTGTCGGCGCGAGTGGCGATTGAAGCGGGGATTGCGGATTACTGGTACAAGTATGTGGGTCTGAACGGCGCGATAGTGGGAATGACGAGCTTCGGTGAATCAGCCCCGGCCGAACTGCTGTTTGAAGAGTTTGGTTTCACCACTGAGAACGTGGTTGCCAAAGCGAAGGCGCTGTTGAAGTAA
- the speA gene encoding biosynthetic arginine decarboxylase: MSDDMIHPHLSTTGKHETLRSMQEVAMNDRDASEMLRTYNIAWWGNNYYDVNELGHISVCPDPDVPEARVDLAELVKERQKDNQRLPALFCFPQILQHRLRSINAAFKRARESFGYEGGYFLVYPIKVNQHRRVIESLVNSGEPLGLEAGSKAELMAVLGHAGMTRTVIVCNGYKDREYIRLALIGEKLGHKIYLVIEKMSEIKLVLEEAERLNVVPRLGVRARLASQGSGKWQSSGGEKSKFGLAAMQVLQLVEMLREANRLDSLQLLHFHLGSQLSNIRDIATGVRESARFYVELHKLGVNIQCFDVGGGLGVDYEGTRSQSDCSVNYGLNEYANNVIWGIGDACNEYGLPHPMVITESGRAVTAHHTVLVSNIIGVERNEFSEPEAPDEDAPRALESLWSTWKEITQPGNRRSLREWLHDSQMDLHDVHTQYTHGMLDLTQRAKAEQLYLGICQQIQQRLDPSNRAHRPVIDELQERMADKLYVNFSLFQSMPDAWGIDQLFPVMPLEGLDKPPQRRAVLLDITCDSDGTIDHYVDGDGIATTMPMPPYDPENPPLLGFFMVGAYQEILGNMHNLFGDTSTVDVYVFPDGTVEVDESDEGNTVADMLEYVQLDPKVLMSRFRDQVKETDLDPDLQAQFLAEFESGLYGYTYLEDE; encoded by the coding sequence ATGTCTGACGATATGATTCATCCGCACTTATCGACGACGGGTAAACATGAAACTTTACGCTCTATGCAGGAGGTGGCCATGAACGATCGCGATGCCAGCGAAATGCTCCGTACCTATAATATTGCCTGGTGGGGTAATAATTACTACGACGTTAATGAGCTGGGGCATATCAGTGTTTGCCCGGATCCTGATGTTCCTGAAGCTCGCGTTGATTTGGCCGAATTGGTCAAGGAACGACAAAAAGATAACCAGCGTCTGCCAGCCTTGTTCTGTTTTCCACAGATTTTACAGCACCGGCTGCGTTCGATTAACGCAGCGTTTAAACGCGCTCGTGAATCTTTTGGTTACGAAGGTGGCTATTTTCTGGTGTATCCCATCAAGGTTAATCAGCATCGCCGAGTGATCGAGTCACTGGTGAATTCTGGCGAGCCACTGGGACTGGAGGCGGGTTCCAAAGCGGAATTAATGGCTGTATTGGGCCATGCCGGTATGACCCGCACCGTTATCGTCTGTAATGGTTACAAAGATCGCGAATATATTCGTTTGGCGCTGATCGGTGAAAAACTGGGTCATAAGATCTACCTGGTTATCGAAAAGATGTCGGAAATCAAGCTGGTGCTGGAAGAAGCCGAGCGCCTGAATGTCGTGCCACGTCTTGGTGTGCGTGCCCGTCTGGCTTCCCAGGGCTCTGGCAAATGGCAGTCCAGCGGTGGCGAGAAATCCAAGTTCGGCCTGGCGGCGATGCAGGTATTGCAACTGGTTGAAATGCTCCGGGAAGCGAACCGCCTGGATAGCCTACAACTGTTGCATTTCCATCTTGGTTCTCAGTTGTCCAACATTCGTGATATTGCCACTGGTGTCCGTGAGTCAGCGCGTTTTTATGTTGAATTGCATAAACTGGGTGTGAATATCCAGTGTTTTGATGTTGGTGGTGGTCTGGGGGTGGACTATGAAGGTACTCGTTCCCAGTCTGATTGTTCGGTGAATTATGGCTTGAATGAATATGCCAACAATGTCATCTGGGGTATCGGCGATGCCTGTAACGAATATGGTTTGCCACATCCGATGGTGATTACCGAATCCGGACGAGCGGTAACTGCACACCATACCGTCTTGGTTTCCAACATCATCGGTGTTGAACGCAACGAATTCAGTGAGCCGGAAGCTCCAGATGAAGATGCACCACGTGCGCTGGAAAGTCTGTGGTCAACCTGGAAAGAAATTACCCAGCCAGGTAATCGGCGCTCCCTGCGTGAATGGCTGCACGACAGCCAGATGGATTTGCATGACGTGCACACACAATACACGCATGGCATGTTGGATCTGACGCAGCGTGCCAAGGCAGAACAGCTTTATCTCGGTATCTGCCAGCAGATCCAGCAACGGTTGGATCCAAGTAACCGTGCACACCGTCCGGTTATTGATGAACTGCAAGAGCGCATGGCCGATAAGCTGTATGTGAACTTTTCGCTGTTCCAGTCTATGCCTGATGCCTGGGGGATCGACCAGTTGTTCCCTGTCATGCCATTGGAAGGGTTGGACAAGCCACCACAGCGTCGTGCGGTCCTGTTGGATATCACCTGTGATTCTGACGGTACTATTGATCATTATGTGGACGGTGATGGGATCGCAACCACCATGCCGATGCCACCTTATGATCCGGAAAACCCACCGCTTCTGGGCTTCTTTATGGTCGGTGCTTATCAGGAAATTTTGGGCAATATGCACAACTTGTTCGGTGATACTTCAACCGTTGACGTGTATGTATTTCCGGATGGTACGGTTGAAGTGGATGAGTCTGATGAAGGCAATACCGTGGCGGATATGCTGGAGTATGTGCAGCTCGATCCGAAAGTGCTGATGTCTCGCTTCCGTGATCAGGTGAAGGAAACCGATCTGGACCCGGATCTTCAGGCGCAGTTCCTTGCCGAGTTTGAATCCGGACTGTACGGCTATACGTATCTGGAAGATGAGTAA
- the metK gene encoding methionine adenosyltransferase: protein MAKHLFTSESVSEGHPDKIADQISDAVLDAILEQDPKARVACETYVKTGMVLVGGEITTSAWVDIEEITRRTIREIGYVNSEMGFDANSCAVLSAIGKQSPDINQGVDRSNPLEQGAGDQGLMFGYATNETDVLMPAPITYAHRLVQRQSEVRKNGTLPWLRPDAKSQVTFLYDDGKIAGIDAVVLSTQHSEDIHQRDLHEAVMEEIIKPVLPAEWLSADTKYFINPTGRFVIGGPMGDCGLTGRKIIVDTYGGAARHGGGAFSGKDPSKVDRSAAYAARYVAKNIVAAGLADRCEIQISYAIGIAEPTSIMIETFGTEKISADRLAQLVRQFFDLRPYGLIQMLDLLHPIYQETAAYGHFGREHFPWEKTDLAEKLRYSAGL from the coding sequence ATGGCTAAACACCTTTTTACGTCCGAGTCTGTCTCTGAAGGGCATCCTGATAAAATCGCCGACCAGATTTCTGACGCCGTCCTTGACGCTATTTTGGAGCAGGATCCGAAAGCGCGCGTTGCCTGTGAGACTTACGTAAAAACCGGTATGGTACTAGTCGGGGGTGAAATCACGACCAGCGCCTGGGTCGATATCGAAGAGATCACCCGTCGGACAATACGCGAAATCGGCTACGTTAATTCTGAAATGGGCTTTGATGCCAATTCTTGCGCGGTGTTGAGCGCCATTGGCAAACAGTCTCCGGATATTAATCAGGGTGTTGACCGCAGTAATCCACTGGAACAAGGTGCGGGTGATCAGGGGCTGATGTTCGGTTATGCCACCAATGAAACCGACGTACTCATGCCCGCCCCAATTACCTATGCTCACCGTCTGGTTCAACGTCAGTCTGAAGTACGTAAAAACGGCACACTGCCGTGGTTACGTCCGGATGCAAAAAGCCAGGTAACCTTCCTGTATGACGACGGAAAAATCGCCGGTATTGATGCAGTGGTACTTTCCACCCAACACTCTGAAGATATCCACCAAAGAGACCTGCATGAAGCAGTGATGGAAGAGATCATCAAACCCGTTCTGCCAGCCGAATGGCTGTCCGCCGATACCAAATATTTCATTAACCCGACGGGGCGTTTCGTGATTGGTGGTCCAATGGGTGACTGTGGTCTGACAGGCCGTAAGATCATCGTGGATACTTACGGTGGCGCGGCTCGCCACGGTGGTGGCGCGTTCTCTGGTAAAGATCCGTCAAAGGTTGACCGTTCAGCAGCCTATGCGGCCCGTTATGTGGCGAAGAATATCGTTGCAGCCGGTCTGGCTGATCGTTGCGAAATCCAGATTTCCTATGCTATCGGCATAGCCGAACCGACCTCTATCATGATTGAAACCTTTGGTACTGAGAAAATCTCGGCCGACCGCCTGGCTCAATTGGTACGTCAGTTCTTCGATCTGCGTCCATATGGTCTGATTCAGATGCTGGATCTGCTGCACCCGATCTATCAGGAAACAGCAGCCTACGGCCACTTCGGCCGCGAGCACTTCCCGTGGGAAAAAACCGATCTGGCAGAAAAACTGCGCTATTCCGCTGGGCTGTAA
- a CDS encoding SprT family zinc-dependent metalloprotease, whose translation MHTPRIPIALQQAVIRCLREKLRHANAVLDSHYPEPTVNYYQRGLTAGSAWLKTWEIRLNPILLKENQQTFIDEVIPHELAHLLVFSRFGRTSPHGKEWRWMMEEVLNVPARRTHRFEITSVQGKTFPYQCACRQHDLTLRRHNRVVRGETEYRCRYCGETLRPLVTNPF comes from the coding sequence ATGCACACACCACGCATTCCCATTGCCTTACAGCAAGCGGTAATCCGCTGTCTGCGAGAGAAACTGCGGCACGCCAACGCCGTACTTGATAGTCACTATCCTGAACCAACCGTCAATTATTACCAGCGGGGGTTAACCGCAGGTAGCGCCTGGCTGAAAACCTGGGAAATCCGCTTAAACCCAATCCTGCTCAAGGAGAACCAACAAACCTTTATTGACGAGGTAATACCGCACGAACTAGCGCATTTACTGGTGTTTTCCCGTTTTGGCAGAACATCGCCACACGGTAAAGAGTGGCGCTGGATGATGGAAGAGGTGCTAAACGTCCCGGCCCGACGCACCCATCGCTTTGAAATCACCTCCGTACAAGGGAAAACCTTCCCTTATCAGTGTGCCTGCCGTCAACACGATTTAACGCTGCGCCGCCATAATCGGGTCGTACGAGGAGAGACGGAATACCGCTGTCGCTATTGTGGCGAAACATTACGTCCTCTCGTAACAAATCCTTTTTAA
- the endA gene encoding deoxyribonuclease I has translation MLEHASQNFFIALLGLSLISTATLSRGINSFTQAKAAAVKINQDAPGTFYCGCKITWQGKKGIPDLASCGYQVRKNANRANRIEWEHVVPAWQFGHLRQCWQNGGRKNCNKDPVYRQIETDLHNLQPAIGEVNGDRGNFMYGQWNGGGKQYGQCEMKADFKNHLAEPPERARGAIARTYFYMRDRYNLNLSRQQTQLFEAWNTLHPVTGWECTRDKRIAQVQGNHNPYVQQACQ, from the coding sequence ATGTTGGAACATGCTTCGCAAAATTTTTTTATCGCATTGTTAGGTTTAAGTTTGATCTCCACCGCCACCCTAAGCCGGGGAATCAATAGCTTTACTCAGGCAAAAGCTGCCGCAGTGAAAATAAATCAGGATGCGCCCGGCACCTTTTATTGTGGTTGTAAAATTACCTGGCAGGGTAAAAAAGGTATTCCAGATTTGGCATCCTGCGGTTATCAGGTCCGAAAAAATGCCAATCGCGCCAACCGCATTGAATGGGAACACGTCGTCCCCGCCTGGCAGTTTGGCCATCTACGCCAATGCTGGCAAAATGGCGGTCGCAAAAATTGCAATAAAGACCCAGTCTACCGACAGATAGAAACCGATTTGCACAACCTGCAACCGGCGATTGGTGAAGTGAATGGCGACCGCGGTAACTTTATGTACGGTCAGTGGAACGGCGGGGGAAAACAGTATGGCCAGTGCGAAATGAAGGCGGATTTTAAAAATCATCTGGCCGAACCACCAGAACGTGCACGTGGAGCGATTGCCCGTACCTATTTCTATATGCGCGATCGCTATAATCTGAATCTGTCCCGCCAGCAAACCCAGTTGTTTGAAGCCTGGAACACGCTTCATCCGGTAACCGGGTGGGAATGTACCCGTGATAAACGCATCGCGCAGGTGCAAGGGAATCATAACCCATACGTGCAACAAGCTTGCCAGTAA
- the rsmE gene encoding 16S rRNA (uracil(1498)-N(3))-methyltransferase yields MRIPRIFHPETLSPTGGETELSDDAANHIGRVLRMQPGQSLQLLDGSNFIFDAEIVLAGKKNVRVRYTEGRLEDCESPLYLHLGQVMSRGEKMEFTIQKSIELGVNVITPLFSERCGVKLDSDRLDKKIAQWKKIIIAACEQCGRNRIPEIRPAMPLESWCAEQDNTLKLNLHPRATQSINTLPLPVKRVRLLIGPEGGLSSDEIAMTAEYGFTDILLGPRILRTETTALTAITALQVRFGDLG; encoded by the coding sequence ATGCGAATACCGCGCATTTTTCACCCGGAGACACTCTCACCAACCGGGGGTGAAACTGAACTGAGCGACGATGCTGCCAACCATATTGGCCGCGTTCTGCGCATGCAGCCTGGTCAGTCACTACAACTGCTGGATGGCAGCAATTTTATTTTCGATGCTGAGATTGTGCTGGCAGGTAAAAAAAATGTGCGTGTGCGCTATACCGAAGGTCGGCTGGAGGACTGTGAATCACCACTGTACCTGCATTTAGGTCAGGTGATGTCCCGGGGTGAGAAAATGGAGTTCACTATCCAGAAATCCATTGAGCTGGGCGTCAATGTTATTACCCCACTATTTTCCGAACGCTGTGGTGTCAAACTGGATAGCGACCGCCTGGATAAAAAGATCGCCCAGTGGAAAAAAATTATTATTGCTGCCTGCGAGCAGTGCGGTCGAAACCGCATTCCGGAAATTCGCCCTGCCATGCCACTGGAAAGCTGGTGCGCGGAACAGGACAATACGTTAAAACTGAATCTTCATCCGCGCGCAACGCAAAGTATTAATACACTACCACTGCCCGTGAAACGTGTTCGGTTGTTGATTGGTCCGGAAGGTGGGCTCTCTTCCGATGAAATTGCGATGACCGCAGAATATGGATTTACCGATATCCTACTGGGGCCACGCATTCTGCGTACAGAAACTACAGCTCTCACCGCAATCACAGCCTTACAGGTACGATTCGGCGATCTGGGGTAA
- the gshB gene encoding glutathione synthase, with protein MIKLGIVMDPIAAINIKKDTSFAMLLEAQRRGWELHYMEMGDLYLHVGEARATTRILSVQYDYNGWYDFGATQDIALHELDVVLMRKDPPFDTEFIYATYILERAEEKGTLIVNKPKSLRDCNEKLFTAWFPELTPDTLVTRSADKLRQFHQHHSDIILKPLDGMGGTSIFRLKPDDANISVIIETLTEYGSRYCMAQTYLPAIKDGDKRVLVVDGEPVPYCLARIPKSGETRGNLAAGGRGEARPLSESDWQIARKVAPVLKQKGLIFVGLDIIGDRLTEINVTSPTCAREIETAYPDVSITGMLMDAIARRLSQRHG; from the coding sequence ATGATCAAACTCGGAATCGTGATGGATCCGATTGCAGCCATCAATATCAAGAAAGACACCAGCTTTGCCATGCTGCTGGAAGCGCAGCGCCGTGGCTGGGAACTGCATTATATGGAGATGGGCGATCTCTATCTGCACGTCGGCGAAGCACGGGCAACCACCCGAATTCTGAGCGTCCAGTACGACTATAATGGTTGGTATGATTTCGGTGCCACGCAGGATATCGCCCTGCATGAACTGGATGTGGTATTAATGCGTAAAGACCCACCGTTTGATACCGAATTTATCTACGCTACCTATATTCTTGAACGTGCGGAAGAGAAAGGCACGCTGATTGTCAACAAACCCAAGAGCCTGCGTGATTGTAATGAAAAGCTGTTCACCGCCTGGTTCCCGGAACTGACACCGGATACACTGGTAACCCGTAGTGCAGACAAGTTGCGCCAATTTCATCAACATCACAGCGATATCATTCTTAAACCGCTAGACGGGATGGGTGGAACATCTATTTTTCGTTTAAAACCAGACGATGCTAACATTTCGGTCATCATTGAAACCCTGACTGAATATGGTAGCCGTTATTGTATGGCTCAAACCTACCTACCTGCCATTAAAGATGGCGACAAGCGTGTGCTGGTCGTGGATGGCGAGCCAGTGCCTTACTGCCTGGCCCGTATTCCGAAAAGTGGTGAAACTCGTGGCAATCTGGCTGCCGGTGGCCGTGGTGAAGCACGTCCGCTGAGCGAAAGCGATTGGCAGATAGCACGAAAGGTCGCCCCGGTACTGAAACAGAAAGGATTGATATTTGTCGGTCTGGATATCATTGGCGATCGTCTGACTGAAATTAACGTTACCAGCCCGACGTGTGCCCGTGAGATTGAAACAGCCTATCCAGATGTCTCCATTACTGGCATGCTGATGGATGCCATTGCGCGCCGGCTAAGCCAACGTCATGGCTGA
- a CDS encoding YqgE/AlgH family protein, whose translation MNLQHHFLIAMPALQDPTFKRSVVYICEHNEDGAMGLIINKPMEQFTVESVLKKLSIEPTPRDPSIRLDKPVFSGGPLADDRGFILHTPRPGFSSSIGISEDTMITTSKDVLETLGTPVQPEETLVALGYTAWEGGQLENELLDNAWLTTPADKEILFHTPIAERWRAAAKKIGVDIHNIVAEAGHS comes from the coding sequence ATGAATTTACAGCATCATTTTCTTATTGCCATGCCTGCGCTGCAAGACCCGACGTTTAAGCGTTCGGTGGTTTATATTTGCGAGCACAATGAAGATGGAGCCATGGGGTTAATCATTAATAAACCTATGGAACAATTTACAGTGGAAAGCGTGCTGAAAAAGCTGAGCATTGAACCGACGCCACGTGATCCGTCCATTCGTCTGGACAAACCCGTGTTCTCTGGCGGGCCACTGGCTGACGATCGCGGTTTTATCCTCCATACACCACGTCCTGGCTTCTCTTCCAGTATTGGCATTTCCGAAGACACAATGATCACGACGTCAAAAGATGTGCTGGAAACCCTGGGGACACCCGTTCAGCCAGAAGAAACACTGGTTGCCCTCGGATATACCGCATGGGAAGGCGGGCAGTTGGAAAACGAATTACTGGATAATGCCTGGCTGACCACGCCGGCGGATAAAGAAATTCTGTTCCATACACCAATAGCAGAACGCTGGCGAGCAGCAGCCAAAAAAATTGGGGTGGATATTCATAATATCGTAGCTGAAGCAGGGCATTCCTGA
- the ruvX gene encoding Holliday junction resolvase RuvX produces MVNRTIMAFDFGTRSIGVAIGQDITRTARPLTAFKAQDGTPDWQQVKKLLQEWQPDLLVVGLPLNMDGTEQPLTARARKFAQRLHGRFGVQIALQDERLSTVEARSSLFEQGGFRALDKGSVDAASAVIILESWFGQQV; encoded by the coding sequence ATGGTCAACCGCACTATCATGGCGTTTGATTTTGGCACTCGCAGCATTGGTGTTGCTATTGGTCAGGATATTACCCGTACAGCCCGCCCTCTTACCGCCTTCAAGGCACAGGATGGCACGCCTGACTGGCAGCAAGTGAAAAAGCTTCTGCAAGAATGGCAACCTGATCTGCTGGTAGTGGGTTTGCCATTGAATATGGATGGCACCGAGCAACCACTAACCGCCAGGGCACGCAAATTTGCTCAACGCCTGCATGGCCGCTTTGGCGTGCAAATCGCCTTACAAGATGAACGTTTGAGTACGGTAGAAGCCCGATCCAGCCTATTTGAACAAGGTGGATTCCGAGCGCTGGATAAAGGCAGTGTAGATGCGGCTTCCGCTGTCATCATTCTCGAAAGCTGGTTTGGACAGCAAGTGTAA
- the lysC gene encoding lysine-sensitive aspartokinase 3 produces MPSIIDSSLVIAKFGGTSVADFNAMNRSADIVISNPQVRVVVLSASAGITNLLVALAEGQSQEERESYIEKIRQIQYAIIDRLNNPAVIREEVDRMLDNITRLSEAAALATSNALTDELVSHGELMSTLLFVEVLRERNVVSEWFDVRKIMRTDDHFGRAEPDCTALMTLTRSQLMPRLSNGLIITQGFIGSEAKGRTTTLGRGGSDYTAALLGEALNANRIDIWTDVPGIYTTDPRVVPAARRIDKITFEEAAEMATFGAKVLHPATLLPAVRSDIPVFVGSSKEPVAGGTLVCNRTDAPPLFRALALRRKQTLLTLHSLNMLHAHGFLAEVFSILARHSISVDLITTSEVNVALTLDTTGSTSTGDSLLSSALLTELSSLCRVEVEENLSLVALIGNKLSQACGVGKEVFGVLEPFNIRLICYGASTHNLCFLVPTGDAEQVVQTLHHNLFE; encoded by the coding sequence ATGCCCTCAATAATTGATAGTTCTCTTGTTATTGCCAAATTTGGTGGTACCAGCGTCGCCGATTTTAATGCCATGAATCGCAGTGCGGATATCGTGATTTCCAACCCACAGGTGAGAGTGGTGGTCTTGTCGGCGTCAGCTGGCATCACCAATCTGCTCGTGGCGCTGGCGGAAGGTCAATCCCAGGAAGAGCGCGAGTCTTATATCGAGAAGATTCGTCAAATACAGTATGCCATTATTGACCGACTGAATAATCCGGCAGTGATTCGTGAAGAAGTCGATCGCATGCTGGATAATATCACCAGACTGTCTGAAGCTGCGGCATTGGCTACATCCAATGCGCTGACGGATGAATTGGTCAGCCATGGCGAGTTGATGTCTACCTTACTGTTCGTCGAAGTTCTGCGTGAACGTAATGTGGTTTCTGAATGGTTTGATGTGCGTAAAATCATGCGTACTGACGATCATTTTGGTCGTGCCGAACCTGATTGCACGGCACTGATGACGTTGACCCGTAGTCAGTTGATGCCGCGTCTGTCAAATGGGTTGATCATTACTCAAGGCTTTATTGGCAGTGAAGCCAAAGGACGTACCACGACACTAGGCCGTGGTGGCAGTGACTATACAGCTGCGCTGCTGGGTGAAGCACTGAATGCCAACCGTATCGATATCTGGACCGATGTTCCCGGTATTTATACCACCGACCCACGGGTAGTTCCGGCAGCGCGTCGTATTGATAAAATTACTTTTGAGGAAGCAGCGGAAATGGCAACCTTCGGTGCCAAAGTGCTGCATCCTGCTACTCTGTTGCCGGCGGTACGCAGTGACATTCCGGTTTTTGTCGGTTCCAGTAAGGAGCCGGTCGCCGGGGGTACGCTGGTCTGTAATCGAACCGACGCGCCACCATTATTTCGCGCACTGGCCTTGCGCCGTAAACAAACTCTGCTGACATTGCACAGTTTGAATATGCTACACGCACACGGCTTTTTGGCAGAAGTATTCAGTATTCTAGCCCGTCACAGCATCTCCGTGGATCTGATCACTACCTCGGAAGTCAATGTCGCTCTGACACTAGATACCACTGGTTCAACGTCAACCGGTGATAGTTTGCTGTCCAGTGCGTTACTGACTGAACTGTCTTCACTGTGTCGGGTTGAAGTGGAAGAGAATCTGTCATTGGTGGCACTGATCGGTAACAAGCTTTCACAAGCCTGTGGTGTGGGCAAAGAGGTGTTCGGTGTGTTGGAACCATTTAATATCCGGCTGATTTGCTATGGCGCCAGTACACATAATCTATGCTTCCTGGTGCCTACCGGGGATGCGGAGCAGGTGGTACAAACGCTGCATCACAATTTGTTTGAATAA